Part of the Vicinamibacterales bacterium genome, CGCCGTGAAGGTCACCGTCGCGCCCGCCGCGCTGGTCGCGGCGGTCGTGAGGTCGACATGCGGCGTAAACGTCGGCGCGTTGTTGGTCACCGTGACGGTGAACGACCCGGTCGCCGTCGCACCGCCCGAGTCGGTCACGGTGCAGGCCACCGTCGTGGTCCCGATCGCGAACATCGAACCCGATGGCGGCGTGCAGACGGGCGTCAGCGCGCCGTCCTGAAAATCGGAGCCCGTCGGTGCCGGTAAGAAGGTCACCGCCGCGCCGCCGGGGCCAGTCGCGGGTGCCGTCAGGTTTGGCGGCACCGTCAGCGTCGGCGCCGTGTTGCAGAACACCGGGTCCGTCGCTGCATGGATCGTGATGGTCGGGAACACCGGGGTCGCGTACGCGTTGTCGTCGGTCACCCGAAGGCCGATCTGGTAGGTGCCTGGCGCCCGCGACGAGAACGCGGCCGTCGCATCGAAGACCGCCGTCGTGCCCTCGGCGCCCGTAAAGTTCAGCGGACTGCTCAGGTCCCACGCAAACGTCAACGCCCCGCCTTCGGGATCGCTCGACGCCGTCGCGTCAAGCACCATCGGGCTGCCCACGCAGAAATCGTACGGGCCGCCCGGCTCGGCGACGGGCGGCAGGTTGCCGGCAATCACGTTGACGGGGCAACTGGTGGTCGCCGTGAGGCCGTTGCCATCCGTGACGGTCAGCTGCACGTTATATCCGCCCAGATTGGTGAACGTGTGGCTCGCCGTCGAGGTCGGAGCCGTATTGGTCAGGATGGGCGAGCCGTCCAGGAAGTCCCAGGAGTAGCTTGCGATCGTGCCGCCCGGGTCGTTGTGGAACGACCCGCCGCCATTGAACCTGGCCGAGTCTCCGGCCCCGATGGTAGAGGGAACCACCGTGCAGACAGCTGCCGGGCCCAACTCGAAAATGGTCGGCGACAGGATGATGATCGCGTACGCGGTGCTCAGATCGCCCTGGGGCCAGTATCCGCTGCCGCCGTACCAGTCGCCACCGGCCAGTTGCCTCGAAATCAGGAGCCGCGCGACCCCGGTCGGCCCGGTGCCGCCGGTCGTGGGGTCGCTCCGGTACCAGTCGAAGGCCCGGCTCGGAGTGGCTGGATCGTCGTTGATGATGACAACGGGGTTGGCGATCACGTGTCCATCAGAATCGAGACCCGTCGCCAACCGGAATGCCTTGGCCATCGCATAGAGCGAGTAGAGGTTATGGCTGCCCCAGGTTGGATCGGACAGGTGCCAGTTCGCTCTCATCCCGCGCGCCATGAACCGGACGCCCGCCTGGAACCGCAGCTCGTTGTCGGTGGTGGCGTTCGGGTCGTTCCTCACGCCGTCGAAGTCCATCTGCACCATGCCCGAGGGCGTAGTGGCCATGCAGCCAGACCAGGCGCAGCCGGTGCCGCCGTAGCCGAGCGAGCCATTGTAGAAGCCGGAACTCATGGTCTGGGAGTTCTTGAGCCAGTTGTTCAGGTTTTCGGTCTTCACGAAAGCCGGGACGGGAATGTTCCAGGCGTTCTCCCCGGCCAGCCCGGTGATGGCGCCCCACTGGGCGGTCGAGTTGTCCGCGGATCCATAGTTCCAGCCGTAATGCCAGCCGCCGCGCCCCCAATTCCCCGGATCGACCTGACCCCACCAGTACATGTCCATCATGTCCTGCACGAGGTCCCGGTATTTGCGCCCTTTCACCCACGTGGCGAGACCGGCGACGGCCACGGCGTCGGGCGTGCCGCTGGCGACAAACGCGTCGGCTACCTGGCCGGTGATGTAGATGGGATTGCCCGCGTATTGCAGGCCAATGGTGTTGCCGTTCGTGTCAGGATTCCCGGCCGCCTGCGCGCCGATGGTCACCCCGCTCAA contains:
- a CDS encoding HYR domain-containing protein — translated: MLVVNPDQADVDGNGIGNACQDTDADTVLDINDNCPTVANTNQAKSNPFGVGDACVTAPITVPWLGVPTQPHQVYSGGSLVLQGVAVYPDYSPAVITAATWDPGDGSGPVAVSIANPRALERTHTYTGAPGTPYTAVLTVTFLGGFTRSDDFKVIVQAKTLDVEANMAIDRGLWNLHKRINRTTAGTIPAGYWTSPEAVSATSSTVQALEINNHREAGDRLEDPYVDDVARGLAWLETQLSGVTIGAQAAGNPDTNGNTIGLQYAGNPIYITGQVADAFVASGTPDAVAVAGLATWVKGRKYRDLVQDMMDMYWWGQVDPGNWGRGGWHYGWNYGSADNSTAQWGAITGLAGENAWNIPVPAFVKTENLNNWLKNSQTMSSGFYNGSLGYGGTGCAWSGCMATTPSGMVQMDFDGVRNDPNATTDNELRFQAGVRFMARGMRANWHLSDPTWGSHNLYSLYAMAKAFRLATGLDSDGHVIANPVVIINDDPATPSRAFDWYRSDPTTGGTGPTGVARLLISRQLAGGDWYGGSGYWPQGDLSTAYAIIILSPTIFELGPAAVCTVVPSTIGAGDSARFNGGGSFHNDPGGTIASYSWDFLDGSPILTNTAPTSTASHTFTNLGGYNVQLTVTDGNGLTATTSCPVNVIAGNLPPVAEPGGPYDFCVGSPMVLDATASSDPEGGALTFAWDLSSPLNFTGAEGTTAVFDATAAFSSRAPGTYQIGLRVTDDNAYATPVFPTITIHAATDPVFCNTAPTLTVPPNLTAPATGPGGAAVTFLPAPTGSDFQDGALTPVCTPPSGSMFAIGTTTVACTVTDSGGATATGSFTVTVTNNAPTFTPHVDLTTAATSAAGATVTFTAAGSDIEDGALLAVCEPASGTTFAIGTTTVACTVTDTGGLTATGSFTVTVTNNAPTFTPPANIMTEATSAAGATVTFTAAGSDIEDGALTPVCEPASGSMFPIGTTTVACTVTDSGGLTTTGSFTVTVVDTTPPAFTVSDLTAHATSAAGAVVSYAFTATDIVDGTVPVTCVPLTGSIFAIGVTSVRCTATDAHGNVATRTFTVTVFNTAPSCVATPSLPSLWPPNHQWVPITINGASDPDGDPVGITIVSIFQDEPINGLGDGDAAPDGAGLGTTTARVRAERTGTPRVPGNGRVYYINFAGNDGRGGTCTGTATVGVPHDQSPQRGTAIGDGPLFNSVTGARQ